CATTCTCTTCGCGATGTAATCGGAAATACTATCCACGGTCTCGAAAAATTCAGGCGTTATCTCGGCTTCGTCGAGCCTGACGCCGAACTCCTCTTCGAGTGCTACCAGGAACTCGAGCCTTGATACGGAATCGACCCCTACGCCGTACTCGAGGAGCGGGGCATTGTCGCCCAGACCGCCGGCGTCGATATCCCGGAGCACATTCCCCGTGAGGACTTTCTTTACCCTTGCCTTTATGTCATCCCTCATTCTGCATT
The window above is part of the Thermodesulfobacteriota bacterium genome. Proteins encoded here:
- a CDS encoding acyl carrier protein, translated to MRDDIKARVKKVLTGNVLRDIDAGGLGDNAPLLEYGVGVDSVSRLEFLVALEEEFGVRLDEAEITPEFFETVDSISDYIAKRML